The Pseudofrankia inefficax genome window below encodes:
- a CDS encoding SDR family NAD(P)-dependent oxidoreductase, whose protein sequence is MTDFEGRVAVITGAAHGIGSEYARHFAGRGAHVVVADIDGDAAATMTKELTAAGLSASTLVLDIADAAGCVNAVDGVVSEHGSLDFLVNNAALYANRDFAIAEEISLAMWQKMIDINVSGTFYMCRAAIPHMKRQEFGRIVNQSSASVYATVPRSLHYSMSKAAVITMTKTLARELGPFGITVNAIAPGVIDTEATLKVVPREVLEKGLGNAALRRIGHPSDLAPVVGFLCSEGASYITGQTVIVDGGINMLG, encoded by the coding sequence ATGACTGACTTCGAGGGCCGGGTGGCGGTCATCACCGGCGCGGCGCACGGCATCGGCTCGGAGTACGCCCGGCACTTCGCCGGCCGCGGCGCGCACGTCGTCGTCGCCGACATCGACGGCGATGCCGCGGCGACCATGACCAAGGAGCTGACGGCCGCGGGCTTATCGGCCAGCACTCTCGTCCTGGACATCGCCGACGCCGCCGGCTGCGTCAACGCCGTCGACGGCGTCGTCAGCGAGCACGGGTCGCTCGACTTCCTGGTCAACAACGCGGCGCTCTACGCGAACCGGGACTTCGCCATCGCCGAGGAGATCAGCCTCGCCATGTGGCAGAAGATGATCGACATCAACGTGTCGGGCACGTTCTACATGTGCCGCGCGGCCATCCCGCACATGAAGCGCCAGGAGTTCGGCCGGATCGTCAACCAGAGCTCGGCCTCGGTCTACGCCACCGTTCCCCGCTCGCTGCACTACTCGATGTCGAAGGCGGCCGTCATCACGATGACCAAGACGCTGGCCCGCGAGCTCGGCCCGTTCGGCATCACGGTGAACGCGATCGCGCCCGGTGTCATCGACACCGAGGCGACGCTGAAGGTCGTACCGCGCGAGGTGCTCGAAAAGGGCCTCGGCAACGCGGCGCTGCGCCGCATCGGCCACCCGAGCGACCTCGCCCCGGTGGTCGGCTTCCTGTGCTCCGAGGGCGCCAGCTACATCACCGGCCAGACCGTCATCGTCGACGGCGGCATCAACATGCTCGGCTGA
- a CDS encoding sucrase ferredoxin — protein MTVVVSSPAISYRCAPWTQAQGVDPIGSALTCDTFVLIETPPPWPQDIGQLPDFAELSQRGLRRTRLLAVRPLDDGLASGSSVTGAVADGAAETSPEASSPGTADAAGTGDQVAVTIWRRAETGRFLGTDHLIPADRVVDEAARLATAPIENGRPAGEGQPAPPDMLLCGHGSRDVCCGRLGTRLALDVADTWPGVRVRRCSHTGGHRYAPTGFTLPDGLAWGFLDTDTLDGVVRRSGTPPVRGNYRGTTALDQWGQVVERELFERHGWAWLEHRLTSASSDVAADRRSATVHLGWDGPTGPGTATATVEVARDVPVLVCGEPPENARKTSPELGLTSLHITPS, from the coding sequence GTGACCGTCGTCGTCTCCAGCCCGGCGATCTCCTACCGCTGCGCGCCCTGGACCCAGGCCCAGGGAGTCGACCCGATCGGCTCGGCGCTGACCTGCGACACGTTCGTCCTCATCGAGACGCCACCGCCGTGGCCCCAGGACATCGGCCAGCTCCCGGACTTCGCCGAGCTGTCGCAGCGCGGGCTGCGCAGGACCCGCCTGCTGGCCGTGCGCCCGCTGGACGATGGTTTGGCCTCGGGCTCTTCGGTCACCGGCGCCGTGGCGGACGGCGCCGCCGAAACCAGCCCTGAGGCCTCCAGCCCTGGCACGGCCGACGCTGCCGGAACCGGCGATCAGGTCGCGGTGACGATCTGGCGGCGTGCCGAGACCGGCCGTTTCCTTGGTACCGACCACCTCATCCCGGCGGACCGGGTCGTGGACGAGGCCGCCCGCCTCGCGACAGCACCGATCGAGAACGGCAGGCCGGCCGGAGAAGGACAGCCCGCGCCCCCCGACATGCTGCTCTGCGGGCACGGCTCCCGCGACGTCTGCTGCGGACGGCTGGGCACCCGGCTCGCGCTCGATGTGGCCGACACCTGGCCGGGAGTCCGGGTCCGGCGCTGCAGCCACACCGGCGGCCACCGGTACGCCCCGACCGGCTTCACGCTGCCCGACGGCCTGGCCTGGGGCTTCCTCGACACCGACACCCTCGACGGCGTGGTGCGCCGGTCCGGGACGCCGCCGGTTCGCGGCAACTACCGGGGCACGACCGCGCTCGACCAGTGGGGCCAGGTCGTCGAACGGGAGCTGTTCGAACGCCACGGCTGGGCCTGGCTGGAGCACCGGCTGACGTCGGCGAGTAGCGACGTCGCGGCCGACCGCCGCTCCGCGACCGTCCACCTGGGCTGGGACGGCCCAACGGGCCCCGGCACCGCGACCGCGACCGTCGAGGTCGCCCGCGACGTCCCCGTCCTCGTCTGCGGTGAACCCCCCGAGAACGCCCGCAAGACCTCCCCCGAGCTGGGCCTCACCAGCCTGCACATCACCCCGAGCTAG
- a CDS encoding thiamine pyrophosphate-dependent dehydrogenase E1 component subunit alpha, whose translation MTRPPASRFTSSRFTTSSERDLEALRRMLRIRRFEESAMDIVRKGQGIAGSVHICIGQEATIVGSCLALRDDDYMVGYHRSHGHPIAKGAPLGPLMAELMGRSTGVCHGKGGSMHLADFGVGSLGETAIVGAGIPQAVGAAYSARVRGTDQTALAFFGDGAANIGSFHEGLNLAAAWRLGVVFVCENNLYAMSTALADTMASDSIADRAAAYRMPGVIVDGQDLAAVYDVVSDAVERGRGGGGPTLVEARTYRYRDHAEYGNMDLSHRPADEVEHWKARDPVELLRARLLSEGVAETDLAAIAETVAEEIRAAVAFAKQSPQPAPEELFDDLWATPLETTATGVSR comes from the coding sequence GTGACACGTCCGCCAGCCAGCAGGTTCACGAGCAGCAGGTTCACGACGAGCAGCGAGCGGGACCTCGAGGCGTTACGCCGCATGCTGCGGATCCGCCGTTTCGAGGAATCGGCGATGGACATCGTGCGCAAGGGCCAGGGCATCGCCGGCTCGGTGCACATCTGCATCGGCCAGGAGGCCACGATCGTCGGGTCCTGCCTGGCGCTGCGGGACGACGACTACATGGTCGGCTACCACCGGTCGCACGGGCACCCGATCGCGAAGGGCGCCCCGCTCGGACCGCTGATGGCCGAGCTGATGGGCCGGTCCACCGGGGTCTGCCACGGCAAGGGCGGCTCGATGCACCTGGCCGACTTCGGCGTCGGCAGCCTGGGGGAGACCGCGATCGTCGGCGCGGGCATCCCGCAGGCCGTCGGCGCCGCCTACAGCGCCCGCGTCCGCGGGACCGATCAGACCGCGCTCGCGTTCTTCGGCGACGGCGCGGCGAACATCGGCTCGTTCCACGAGGGCCTCAACCTGGCCGCCGCCTGGCGGCTCGGCGTGGTGTTCGTCTGCGAGAACAACCTGTACGCGATGTCGACGGCGCTGGCCGACACGATGGCCAGCGACAGCATCGCCGACCGGGCCGCCGCCTACCGGATGCCGGGCGTGATCGTCGACGGTCAGGATCTCGCCGCCGTGTACGACGTCGTGAGCGACGCCGTCGAGCGTGGCCGCGGCGGGGGCGGCCCCACGCTGGTCGAGGCCAGGACGTACCGGTACCGCGACCACGCCGAGTACGGAAACATGGACCTCTCGCACCGCCCGGCCGACGAGGTCGAGCACTGGAAGGCCCGCGACCCGGTCGAGCTGTTACGCGCCCGGCTGCTCTCCGAGGGTGTCGCCGAAACCGACCTGGCCGCGATTGCCGAAACGGTCGCCGAAGAGATCCGGGCCGCGGTCGCGTTCGCCAAACAAAGCCCGCAGCCGGCCCCCGAGGAGCTTTTCGACGACCTGTGGGCCACCCCGCTGGAGACGACAGCAACGGGGGTTTCCCGATGA
- a CDS encoding TIGR03619 family F420-dependent LLM class oxidoreductase translates to MAGSLGAGFSGARFSSAQFSIRYTALAPSDPGTWQPLLNRVVAADRAGVDRVVLSGEHVVFGEHLDNYSRPEVGGRVGGVQPTDPDGHFLEPLTTMSFLAGMTSRVRFTNSILLAALRRPIVLAKSAATLDVLSGGRLDLGVGIGWQREEYEAAGLDFTRRGRLLDHTLEVCQLLWREQRATYSSAELSFENIHLNPKPVQPGGVPVWVSGTVNPGPMRRLARFGAGWIPWGPASDRADALVETIPRMRDAVAALGRDPLELGVAGKLPNVAAPDGSPDLAATIDGLPALVEAGVTDVRLQLPVPDDAHAAEDYLTPWVTAFREAASR, encoded by the coding sequence CTCGAGTGCGCAGTTCTCCATCCGGTACACCGCGCTCGCGCCGAGCGACCCGGGGACGTGGCAGCCGCTGCTCAACCGGGTCGTCGCCGCGGACCGGGCCGGTGTCGACCGGGTGGTTCTCTCCGGCGAGCACGTCGTGTTCGGCGAGCACCTGGACAACTACTCCCGGCCGGAGGTAGGCGGCCGGGTCGGTGGGGTGCAGCCCACCGACCCGGACGGCCACTTCCTCGAACCGCTGACGACGATGTCGTTCCTGGCCGGGATGACGTCACGGGTGCGGTTCACCAACAGCATCCTGCTGGCCGCCCTGCGCCGGCCGATCGTGCTGGCCAAGAGCGCGGCGACGCTGGACGTGCTCTCCGGCGGCCGGCTCGACCTGGGCGTCGGGATCGGCTGGCAGCGCGAGGAGTACGAGGCCGCGGGCCTCGACTTCACCCGCCGAGGCCGGCTGCTCGACCACACCCTGGAGGTCTGCCAGCTGCTGTGGCGCGAGCAGCGGGCCACGTACTCGTCGGCCGAGCTGTCCTTCGAGAACATCCACCTCAACCCCAAGCCGGTCCAGCCCGGTGGCGTCCCGGTGTGGGTCAGCGGCACGGTGAACCCGGGCCCGATGCGCCGGCTGGCCCGGTTCGGCGCGGGCTGGATTCCGTGGGGACCGGCCTCCGACCGGGCCGACGCGCTGGTCGAGACGATCCCGCGGATGCGCGACGCCGTCGCCGCGCTCGGCCGCGACCCGCTGGAGCTCGGCGTCGCCGGCAAACTCCCGAACGTCGCCGCGCCGGACGGGTCGCCTGACCTGGCGGCGACGATCGACGGCCTGCCCGCCCTGGTCGAGGCCGGTGTCACCGACGTCCGCCTGCAGCTCCCGGTCCCGGACGACGCCCACGCCGCCGAGGACTACCTGACCCCGTGGGTGACCGCGTTCCGCGAGGCCGCGTCCCGCTAA